In Helianthus annuus cultivar XRQ/B chromosome 3, HanXRQr2.0-SUNRISE, whole genome shotgun sequence, a single window of DNA contains:
- the LOC110930292 gene encoding protein LOL1: MPVPLAPYPTPPAPFAPPATGSESQLVCSGCRNLLLYPVGATSVCCAVCSSVTAVPPPGTEMAQLVCGGCHTLLMYIRGAASVQCSCCHTINLALEGNQVAHVNCGNCRMLLMYPYGARSVKCAVCQFITSIGASTSNIEQKLVT; this comes from the exons ATGCCAGTTCCTCTAGCTCCATATCCAACTCCTCCTGCACCATTTGCACCCCCTGCAACTG GTTCAGAAAGCCAATTAGTATGTTCAGGATGTCGAAATCTTCTTCTTTATCCCGTAGGAGCCACCTCGGTTTGCTGTGCGGTTTGTAGTTCGGTCACTGCTGTTCCTCCTCCTG GTACCGAAATGGCACAATTGGTATGTGGAGGTTGTCACACTTTACTCATGTATATTCGAGGAGCAGCAAGCGTACAATGTTCATGTTGTCATACCATCAATTTGGCCTTAGAAG GAAATCAAGTAGCACATGTAAATTGTGGAAACTGTAGAATGTTATTGATGTACCCGTATGGTGCTCGTTCTGTGAAATGCGCGGTTTGCCAGTTCATTACATCTATCGGG GCTTCGACAAGCAATATAGAGCAGAAGCTCGTGACATGA